TACAGAACCTGGTTACCAGTGAGCAACTCCACTCCGGTGGTGACCTTGAGGGAAGGCGCTACACCATTGATCCCTGTGCCTTCGATCGCTGAACGGATCGGAAAGGGGGTGAAGGTTTACGTGAAATACGACGGATTGAACCCAACTGGTTCGTTTAAGGACCGGGGCATGACCATGGCGATCAGCAAGGCCAAGGAAGCTGGATGTGAAGCCGTGATCTGTGCCAGCACGGGCAACACTTCAGCGGCTGCCGCGGCCTACGCAAGACGCGCAGGGATGCGAGCCTTCGTGCTGATCCCCGACGGATATGTCGCCCAAGGGAAGCTGGCTCAGGCACTGGTTTACGGCGCCGAGGTTCTCGCCATTCGCGGCAACTTCGACAAAGCACTCGACATCGTGCGTGAAGTGTCGGATCAATACCCGATCACCCTGGTGAATTCGGTGAACCCTTATCGCCTCCAAGGCCAGAAAACAGCCGCATTTGAATTGATCGATGCCCTTGGTGATGCCCCTGACTGGTTGTGCATCCCCATGGGCAACGCCGGCAACATCACCGCCTACTGGATGGGTTTCCAGGAGTATCACCAGGCAGGGCGAAGCCGCACGCTCCCCAGGATGATGGGCTTCCAGGCCAGTGGATCAGCTCCGTTGGTCAACGAGACCACCGTGACCGATCCAGAAACGATCGCAACGGCCATCCGCATCGGCAATCCTGTGAACAGGGAGAAAGCCATTGCCGCACGAGCCGCCAGCAACGGCGCCTTCCTGGATGTCACAGATGAGGAAATCATTCAGGCCTACAAGCTGCTGGGAGGACAGGAGGGCGTGTTCTGCGAACCAGCCAGCGCTGCTTCAGTGGCTGGTCTGCTCAAACGCAAAGACGAAGTCCCTTCCGGAGCCACGGTTGTCTGTGTCCTCACAGGCAACGGACTGAAGGATCCCGATTGCGCGATCAACAACAATGATGCTGCCTTCCATACCGATCTGAACCCCGATCTGGGCACAGTGGCCAAAGTGATGGGGTTCTGAGTCAGCAGTCAGCAGCACATGGTCTCAACCTCGATAGAGCCCCTTCCTGAAAGGGGTTTTTTGATGTCAACAAACGCAAGAGAACGAACAACCAAATGACGAACTGCCTGAG
Above is a window of Synechococcus sp. BIOS-U3-1 DNA encoding:
- the thrC gene encoding threonine synthase, with translation MQDWPGLIEAYRTWLPVSNSTPVVTLREGATPLIPVPSIAERIGKGVKVYVKYDGLNPTGSFKDRGMTMAISKAKEAGCEAVICASTGNTSAAAAAYARRAGMRAFVLIPDGYVAQGKLAQALVYGAEVLAIRGNFDKALDIVREVSDQYPITLVNSVNPYRLQGQKTAAFELIDALGDAPDWLCIPMGNAGNITAYWMGFQEYHQAGRSRTLPRMMGFQASGSAPLVNETTVTDPETIATAIRIGNPVNREKAIAARAASNGAFLDVTDEEIIQAYKLLGGQEGVFCEPASAASVAGLLKRKDEVPSGATVVCVLTGNGLKDPDCAINNNDAAFHTDLNPDLGTVAKVMGF